Proteins encoded in a region of the Streptomyces sp. NBC_00258 genome:
- a CDS encoding carbohydrate ABC transporter permease, whose product MASSSSTASSGTAPHRAASSGAVRVRRQLPTSPWLFAAPGLLVVGIFILYPFVSTLVNAFTDRRTLIPGEFVGLANFRELLHDEMFWIGLRNSTLYVLGVVPALVLLPLLLALLVQKNIPGIAFFRSAFYTPVVASIVVVGLIWVWLLDERGLVNSLLETIGVGRVGFLSDQWLLLLSAMAVTVWKGLGYYMIIYLAALANVPRELHEAASVDGAGAIRRFLTVTVPAVRSTMVLVGALSSVAAFKVFSEVYLMAGPDGGPAGEDTTLVMLVQRTGTGLTGRVGYASAISVVVFVVTVALMLLVLRADRKEDA is encoded by the coding sequence ATGGCGAGTTCCTCCAGCACCGCTTCCTCGGGCACTGCCCCTCACCGTGCCGCTTCCTCAGGGGCTGTACGGGTGCGGCGCCAACTGCCCACCAGTCCCTGGCTGTTCGCCGCCCCGGGGCTGCTGGTCGTCGGCATCTTCATCCTGTACCCCTTCGTCTCGACGCTGGTCAACGCCTTCACCGACCGCCGGACCCTGATCCCCGGCGAGTTCGTGGGCCTGGCCAACTTCCGGGAGCTGCTGCACGACGAGATGTTCTGGATCGGCCTGCGCAACAGCACGTTGTACGTCCTCGGGGTGGTCCCCGCGCTCGTCCTGCTACCTCTGCTGCTCGCGCTCCTGGTCCAGAAGAACATCCCCGGCATCGCCTTCTTCCGGTCGGCCTTCTACACCCCGGTCGTCGCGTCCATCGTCGTGGTGGGCCTCATCTGGGTGTGGCTGCTCGACGAACGCGGCCTGGTGAACTCGCTGTTGGAGACGATCGGCGTCGGCAGGGTCGGCTTCCTCAGCGACCAGTGGCTGCTCCTGCTCAGCGCCATGGCCGTCACGGTCTGGAAGGGCCTCGGCTACTACATGATCATTTATCTGGCCGCCCTCGCCAACGTGCCGCGCGAGCTGCACGAGGCCGCCTCGGTGGACGGCGCGGGCGCGATCCGCCGTTTCCTCACGGTCACCGTGCCCGCCGTCCGCTCCACCATGGTGCTGGTCGGCGCGCTCTCCTCGGTCGCCGCCTTCAAGGTGTTCTCCGAGGTCTACCTGATGGCCGGCCCGGACGGCGGACCCGCGGGCGAGGACACCACGCTCGTGATGCTCGTGCAGCGCACCGGTACCGGCCTGACCGGCCGCGTCGGCTATGCCTCCGCCATCTCGGTCGTCGTGTTCGTCGTCACCGTCGCGCTGATGCTGCTCGTGCTGCGCGCCGACCGGAAGGAGGACGCGTGA
- a CDS encoding ABC transporter substrate-binding protein, with protein MPRRALAAAVVALVLPLSACGSGGDEGGSTDASGKVEGDITFQTWNLRANFKPYFEGLIADFEKKYPGTKVKWVDQPAEGYADKISADAAGGTLPDVVNVSPDLVAPLAKAGLALDLDKSAAKYKKEYLPGAWASHEIPGMEGTYAFPWYLNTGPLFYNKSLFKEAGLDASKPPKTYDELFDDALELADRSDGKVATLANVPTIEDFGRYGVELMNKEGTAFAFNDAKGVELLTKYKELYDARALDSQALTATPESSGKKFLTEAVAMNPGSALDLGNFKKQAPNLYKNIGITDQITSTGKVNMYVMGVMVNAQTKRTPAAVAFAHYVTDAQNQMSFAKKVAIFPSTAGSLDDPYFTEEDGTDETRVRIAAAKSLKNAVNYTPVLFSEQMKTELRNSVAKALQGKVSPEEALDNAVKACDRLLQQQG; from the coding sequence ATGCCTCGCAGAGCACTCGCCGCCGCTGTCGTCGCCCTGGTCCTGCCGCTCAGCGCCTGCGGCTCCGGAGGTGACGAGGGCGGTTCCACGGACGCCTCCGGCAAGGTCGAGGGCGACATCACCTTCCAGACCTGGAACCTGAGGGCCAACTTCAAGCCGTACTTCGAGGGCCTGATCGCCGACTTCGAGAAGAAGTACCCGGGCACGAAGGTGAAGTGGGTCGACCAGCCCGCCGAGGGCTACGCCGACAAGATCAGCGCGGACGCGGCCGGCGGCACCCTGCCCGACGTCGTGAACGTCTCGCCGGACCTCGTCGCACCGCTCGCCAAGGCGGGCCTCGCGCTCGACCTCGACAAGTCCGCCGCGAAGTACAAGAAGGAGTACCTGCCGGGCGCCTGGGCCAGCCACGAGATACCGGGCATGGAGGGCACGTACGCCTTCCCCTGGTATCTGAACACCGGCCCGCTCTTCTACAACAAGTCGCTGTTCAAGGAGGCCGGCCTGGACGCCTCGAAGCCTCCGAAGACGTACGACGAACTGTTCGACGACGCACTGGAGCTGGCGGACAGGAGCGACGGCAAGGTCGCCACCCTCGCGAACGTGCCCACGATCGAGGACTTCGGCCGATACGGCGTCGAGCTGATGAACAAGGAGGGCACCGCCTTCGCGTTCAACGACGCCAAGGGGGTCGAACTCCTCACCAAGTACAAGGAGTTGTACGACGCCAGGGCGCTCGACTCGCAGGCGCTGACCGCGACCCCGGAGTCGTCCGGCAAGAAGTTCCTGACCGAGGCCGTCGCCATGAACCCGGGCAGCGCCCTGGACCTCGGCAACTTCAAGAAGCAGGCGCCGAACCTCTACAAGAACATCGGCATCACCGACCAGATCACCAGCACCGGCAAGGTCAACATGTACGTGATGGGTGTGATGGTCAACGCCCAGACCAAGCGGACGCCCGCCGCGGTCGCCTTCGCGCACTACGTCACCGACGCGCAGAACCAGATGTCGTTCGCCAAGAAGGTCGCGATCTTCCCGAGCACCGCCGGTTCGCTGGACGACCCGTACTTCACCGAGGAGGACGGCACGGACGAGACCCGCGTCCGGATCGCCGCCGCCAAGTCCCTGAAGAACGCGGTCAATTACACGCCGGTCCTGTTCAGCGAGCAGATGAAGACCGAGCTGCGGAATTCCGTCGCCAAGGCGCTGCAGGGCAAGGTGAGCCCCGAGGAAGCGCTCGACAACGCTGTCAAGGCGTGCGACCGGCTGCTCCAGCAGCAGGGCTGA
- a CDS encoding carbohydrate ABC transporter permease has protein sequence MSVAEKVREAPAAVEAAPRRKRVTDEHGRSVRVWELALRYLLLIAVLALTVGPFVWQLSTSLKGPTEDIFSSPPKFLPSEPTLHNYERVAETIPVWDYAFNSLKVATANVVTNCVGSALAGYALARLRYRGRKVTTLVFILAMLVPVEGIIIAQFTTMRELGLNNTLIGVVLPGCIGAMNVLLMRNAFLNLPYEIEEAAFVDGANTWQRFLRIALPSVKGTLAVVAIFAFMGAWDDFLWPLIVLSDPDKFTLTIGLNYLHGTFANDERLVAAGTIIAVAPLIALFACLQRYFFRGVGEGAVKG, from the coding sequence GTGAGCGTCGCCGAGAAGGTGCGCGAGGCACCGGCCGCCGTGGAGGCGGCGCCCCGCCGCAAGCGCGTCACCGACGAGCACGGCCGAAGCGTCCGGGTGTGGGAACTCGCCCTGCGCTACCTGCTGTTGATCGCCGTCCTCGCGCTCACCGTCGGGCCGTTCGTGTGGCAGCTGTCCACCTCGCTGAAGGGCCCGACCGAGGACATCTTCAGCTCGCCGCCCAAGTTCCTGCCGAGCGAACCGACCCTGCACAACTACGAACGGGTCGCCGAGACCATCCCCGTATGGGACTACGCGTTCAACTCGCTGAAGGTCGCCACCGCCAACGTCGTGACGAACTGCGTCGGTTCGGCGCTCGCGGGCTACGCGCTCGCCCGGCTGCGCTACCGCGGCCGCAAGGTGACCACGCTCGTGTTCATCCTGGCGATGCTCGTGCCCGTGGAGGGCATCATCATCGCCCAGTTCACGACGATGCGTGAGCTCGGTCTGAACAACACCCTCATCGGGGTCGTCCTGCCCGGCTGCATCGGCGCGATGAACGTCCTGCTGATGCGCAACGCGTTCCTCAACCTCCCCTACGAGATCGAGGAGGCGGCCTTCGTCGACGGCGCGAACACCTGGCAGCGGTTCCTGCGGATCGCCCTGCCGTCGGTGAAGGGCACCCTCGCAGTCGTCGCGATCTTCGCCTTCATGGGCGCCTGGGACGACTTCCTGTGGCCGCTCATCGTGCTCAGCGACCCGGACAAGTTCACCCTGACCATCGGCCTCAACTACCTGCACGGCACCTTCGCCAACGACGAACGGCTCGTCGCCGCGGGCACGATCATCGCCGTGGCACCGCTGATCGCCCTCTTCGCCTGCCTCCAGCGGTACTTCTTCCGCGGTGTCGGCGAGGGCGCGGTGAAGGGCTGA
- a CDS encoding LacI family DNA-binding transcriptional regulator: MPAKRSPARRPTMKDIAQRAGVSESAVSFALNDRPGVSEITRDRVRRVAEQLGWRPSTAARQLSGEGAATVGLVLARPADTLGVDSFFLQLISGIQEVLAERHLGLLFQVVEDVDDECAVYRRWWAEHRVDGVLVVDPRTDDARPDLLDELGLPAVVIGGAPDARHPGLSTVWADDAGAMAAVVDQLSALGHRRIVHIAGLPGLAHTERRIRTLRAEAERRGLGEVRSVTTDYSDAEGAAVTRRVLQGGVLESGALEGGVVEGGSPPTALIYDNDVMAVAGVAAATELGFSVPGDVSVVAWEDSALCRMVKPWLSALSRDTVEFGRTAAKELTSLLDGGPARTVRVPVPRLISRESTGPCGAGPRGA, from the coding sequence TTGCCAGCCAAGCGGTCGCCCGCGCGCCGGCCGACGATGAAGGACATCGCGCAGCGCGCCGGGGTCTCCGAGAGCGCGGTCTCCTTCGCGCTCAACGACCGGCCGGGGGTCTCCGAGATCACCCGTGACCGGGTGCGCCGGGTCGCAGAGCAACTGGGCTGGCGGCCCAGCACGGCCGCGCGCCAGCTGTCCGGCGAGGGCGCGGCGACGGTCGGCCTCGTCCTGGCCCGGCCCGCGGACACCCTGGGCGTGGACTCGTTCTTCCTGCAGCTCATCTCGGGCATCCAGGAGGTCCTGGCGGAGCGTCATCTCGGCCTGCTCTTCCAGGTGGTCGAGGACGTCGACGACGAGTGCGCGGTGTACCGGCGCTGGTGGGCGGAGCACCGCGTGGACGGGGTGCTGGTCGTCGACCCCCGGACGGACGACGCACGCCCGGACCTGCTGGACGAACTGGGGCTGCCCGCCGTCGTCATCGGCGGGGCGCCGGACGCGCGGCACCCGGGTCTGTCCACCGTCTGGGCGGACGACGCGGGCGCGATGGCCGCCGTCGTGGACCAGCTGTCCGCGCTGGGGCACCGCCGGATCGTGCACATCGCGGGCCTGCCCGGCCTCGCACACACCGAGCGCCGGATCCGTACGCTGCGCGCCGAGGCCGAGCGGCGCGGGCTCGGCGAGGTGCGCTCGGTGACCACGGACTACTCGGACGCGGAGGGTGCCGCGGTCACGCGCCGGGTCCTGCAGGGCGGGGTTCTGGAAAGCGGGGCTCTGGAGGGCGGCGTTGTGGAGGGCGGTTCGCCGCCGACCGCGCTGATCTATGACAACGACGTGATGGCTGTCGCCGGGGTCGCCGCCGCGACAGAGCTGGGCTTCTCGGTGCCGGGCGACGTGTCGGTGGTCGCCTGGGAGGACTCGGCGCTGTGCCGCATGGTCAAGCCGTGGCTGTCGGCGCTGTCCCGGGACACGGTGGAGTTCGGGCGCACCGCGGCGAAGGAGCTGACCTCGCTGCTGGACGGGGGGCCTGCGCGGACTGTGCGGGTGCCTGTGCCGCGGTTGATCTCTCGGGAGAGTACGGGCCCCTGCGGGGCGGGGCCCCGCGGGGCTTGA